A single window of Oncorhynchus keta strain PuntledgeMale-10-30-2019 chromosome 34, Oket_V2, whole genome shotgun sequence DNA harbors:
- the LOC118367040 gene encoding flagellum-associated coiled-coil domain-containing protein 1-like has product MQEQMGKLTDLLKDERRSHQHSCRALLDEAERRAERVRQQQQQEIEQLMQAHRSEISALVTLHTKTLEGEKGCAEERCALLEKEYDFLKSSFRTYKDSIFEEMRSSWLRKENSWKEEQERHLMDQLMHSREQLNKSEREKDNQRKAFEAEMAELQARFEEEIQVLAGELTEKDVTISLLRTAYHQTQEQLDIVTCRMSDCGKNPSQLGPRRMSCITQEPTEP; this is encoded by the exons ATGCAGGAGCAGATGGGGAAACTGACAGACCTCCTAAAGGATGAACGGCGGTCCCACCAGCACAGCTGCCGTGCG CTGTTGGACGAAGCAGAGCGGAGAGCTGAGAGAGTTaggcagcagcaacaacaggAGATAGA GCAGCTAATGCAGGCCCACAGATCAGAGATCAGTGCTTTAGTGACCCTCCATACCAAGACtctggagggggagaagggctgTGCAGAGGAGAGATGTG CCCTGCTGGAGAAAGAGTATGACTTCCTCAAAAGCTCCTTCCGCACATACAAG GACAGTATATTTGAGGAGATGCGTAGCAGCTGGCTAAGGAAGGAGAACAGCTGGAAAGAGGAGCAGGAAAGGCATCTCATGGACCAACTGATGCATT CACGTGAGCAGCTGAACAAAAGTGAGCGGGAAAAGGATAACCAAAGAAAGGCCTTTGAGGCAGAAATGGCAGAACTCCAGGCCAGGTTTGAGGAGGAGATACAG GTACTAGCTGGTGAGCTGACAGAGAAGGATGTAACCATCAGTTTGTTGAGAACAGCTTATCACCAGACACAAGAGCAACTGGATATTGTG ACCTGTCGTATGTCAGACTGCGGGAAAAACCCAAGCCAGCTTGGACCAAGACGCATGTCATGCATCACGCAAGAACCAACAGAGCCGTAG
- the prkra gene encoding interferon-inducible double-stranded RNA-dependent protein kinase activator A homolog has translation MSQDGFQPTLIRTTHNNNTSMSIQQTQAPCPGKTPIQILHEYGTKIGNLPVYVMEKAEGEAHQPSFIFNVTIGDVSCTGQGSSKKAAKHQAAESALNLLEIDAGTPLHIKTESNGIPAEPNDQPNSVGILQELALQRGWRLPEYTVLMEAGPPHKREFTVTCRMESLTETAMGNSKKVAKKAAAEKMVAKLQNLSGCPEITWTPKPSVRLENLRNSSAEKMSLLRRNPLSIPNTDYIQMMLELSNEQGFEVTYFDIDELTVNGQYQCLAELSTSPVTVCHGTGISCGNAHNDAAHSALQYIKIMASIK, from the exons ATGTCTCAAGACGGATTTCAACCTACACTAATAAGGACCACGCACAATAACAACACGAG CATGAGTATTCAACAAACTCAGGCACCGTGCCCTGGTAAAACGCCAATACAAATTCTGCATGAATACGGAACCAAAATTGGTAACCTTCCCGTGTATGTGATGGAAAAGGCTGAAGGGGAGGCACACCAACCCAGCTTCATCTTTAACGTGACAATAGGCGATGTGTCCTGCACAG GTCAAGGATCCAGTAAAAAAGCTGCCAAACACCAGGCTGCTGAGTCTGCCCTGAACCTTCTGGAAATAGATGCTGGGACACC CCTTCACATAAAGACGGAGAGTAACGGCATCCCAGCAGAGCCCAACGATCAACCCAACTCAGTGGGGATTCTGCAG GAGCTGGCACTGCAGCGGGGATGGCGCCTCCCTGAATACACTGTTCTCATGGAGGCGGGCCCACCTCACAAGAGAGAGTTCACTGTTACCTGCAGAATGGAGTcactgacagagactg CAATGGGAAATTCCAAGAAGGTGGCCAAAAAGGCAGCTGCGGAGAAGATGGTGGCTAAACTTCAGAATCTGTCTGGCTGTCCTGAAATCACATGG ACCCCGAAGCCCAGTGTCCGTCTGGAGAACTTGCGTAACTCCTCTGCAGAGAAGATGTCTCTCCTGAGAAGGAACCCACTCAGCATTCCCAACACCGActatatccagatgatgctggaGCTGTCCAATGAGCAAGGCTTCGAAGTCACATACTTTGACATTG ATGAGCTGACTGTGAACGGGCAGTACCAGTGCCTGGCAGAGCTGTCCACCTCACCTGTTACCGTATGCCACGGCACGGGCATCTCCTGCGGCAACGCACACAATGACGCCGCACACAGCGCACTTCAGTACATCAAGATCATGGCTTCTATCAAATGA